A window of Polaribacter litorisediminis contains these coding sequences:
- a CDS encoding ABC transporter ATP-binding protein produces the protein MIKIENLHKSYPIGKDSLHVLKGINLHIKEGEFVSIMGSSGSGKSTLLNIVGLLDVHDEGDYYLNGQLIKDMNEKKAALLRNKFLGFVFQSFNLISYKTALENVALPLYYKGMSRKERLVEALDYLDKVGLKEWANHLPNELSGGQKQRVAIARALVTKPKVVLADEPTGALDSVTSDSVMELLKDINNEGMTVFVITHEEDVAEQTKRIVRLKDGQIISDELTKASKAV, from the coding sequence ATGATTAAAATAGAAAATCTACATAAATCTTATCCGATAGGAAAGGACTCTTTACACGTTCTAAAAGGTATTAATTTGCATATAAAAGAGGGTGAATTCGTATCTATCATGGGGTCTTCCGGTTCAGGTAAATCCACATTACTAAATATTGTTGGGTTGCTAGACGTTCATGATGAAGGCGATTATTATTTAAATGGTCAGCTCATAAAAGACATGAATGAAAAAAAGGCAGCCTTGTTACGTAATAAATTTTTAGGTTTTGTCTTTCAATCCTTTAATTTAATTTCATACAAAACTGCTTTAGAAAACGTAGCATTACCTTTGTATTATAAAGGGATGAGTAGAAAAGAGCGTTTGGTAGAAGCTTTAGATTATTTAGATAAAGTAGGTTTAAAAGAATGGGCAAATCATTTGCCAAATGAACTTTCTGGAGGTCAAAAGCAAAGAGTTGCCATTGCAAGAGCTCTTGTAACAAAACCAAAAGTTGTTTTAGCAGATGAGCCTACAGGTGCATTAGATTCTGTAACATCAGATTCAGTAATGGAGTTATTAAAGGATATTAATAATGAAGGAATGACTGTTTTTGTGATTACGCATGAAGAGGATGTAGCAGAACAAACTAAGAGAATTGTTCGTTTAAAAGATGGTCAAATTATAAGTGATGAATTAACCAAGGCATCAAAAGCTGTATAA
- a CDS encoding thiol-disulfide oxidoreductase DCC family protein encodes MIDIPNNKKIILFDGICNLCNDAVLKIIKYDKKQVFLFTALQSETGKKITDYLKIDTSKIDSIILYEPGISYDLKSTAALKVMKDFGGFWYFTQITMFFPEAFRDHIYDYIAKNRYKWFGKKESCMIPTDELKAKFLN; translated from the coding sequence ATGATTGATATCCCAAATAATAAGAAAATAATTTTATTTGATGGAATTTGTAACTTATGCAACGACGCCGTTTTAAAGATCATTAAATATGATAAAAAACAAGTCTTTCTATTCACGGCTTTACAATCTGAAACTGGCAAAAAAATTACTGATTATTTAAAAATTGATACTTCTAAAATTGATTCAATTATTTTATACGAACCAGGAATTTCTTACGATTTAAAATCTACTGCGGCCTTAAAAGTGATGAAAGATTTTGGTGGCTTTTGGTATTTTACTCAAATAACAATGTTTTTCCCTGAAGCTTTTAGAGATCATATCTACGACTATATTGCTAAAAACAGGTACAAATGGTTTGGCAAAAAAGAAAGTTGCATGATTCCTACAGACGAATTAAAAGCAAAATTTTTGAACTAA
- a CDS encoding rhomboid family intramembrane serine protease has product MLEGSNTTIILIIIANVLFSMKGFDDYSFLDKYKFQVGRIKGDEKIRMLTSGFLHVDWMHLGFNMYALYIFGGFVANNLGIIPFLIIYFGSLLAGSLYTLHYHKDEPYYSAVGASGAVSGIVYASILVFPDMQLLLFFAIPIPGYIFGVGYLLYSIYGMKKQLGNTGHAAHLGGAIGGFVLTLVLIPSLFSTDTIFVSLLAIPIILVLIFGDKLKNL; this is encoded by the coding sequence ATGCTAGAGGGTTCAAATACTACCATTATATTAATTATTATTGCCAATGTCTTATTCTCTATGAAGGGCTTTGATGATTATAGTTTTTTAGATAAATACAAATTTCAAGTTGGCAGAATAAAGGGCGATGAAAAAATTAGAATGTTAACTTCTGGTTTTTTACATGTAGATTGGATGCATCTTGGTTTTAATATGTATGCTTTGTATATATTTGGAGGTTTTGTTGCCAATAATTTAGGTATTATTCCTTTTTTAATTATTTATTTCGGAAGTTTATTAGCAGGTAGTTTGTACACCTTACATTATCATAAAGATGAACCTTATTATAGTGCAGTTGGTGCTTCTGGAGCGGTTTCTGGAATTGTATATGCATCAATTTTAGTGTTTCCAGACATGCAATTATTATTGTTTTTTGCAATTCCGATTCCAGGCTATATTTTTGGGGTAGGTTATTTATTGTATTCCATTTACGGAATGAAAAAGCAATTAGGAAATACAGGGCATGCAGCTCATTTAGGAGGCGCTATCGGTGGGTTTGTTTTAACGCTAGTTTTAATTCCGTCTTTATTTTCTACAGATACTATTTTTGTTTCTTTATTGGCAATTCCGATTATTTTAGTCTTAATTTTTGGAGATAAATTGAAAAACTTATAG
- a CDS encoding aminotransferase class V-fold PLP-dependent enzyme yields the protein MENLEQFFSQYRKHIIGVNQTFTSPYGEQNLVYCDWTASGRLYRPIEEKICNEFGPFVANTHTETSTSGAAMTLAYHEARNIIKRHVNANSNDILITTGSGMTGVINKFQRILGLRVPESLKNYTNVPEELKPIIFISHMEHHSNQTSWLETIADVEVVPCNEQGLVCLENFEACIQKHEHRKIKIASITSCSNVTGIKTPYHKVAKLIHQYNGLCFVDFACCAPYVSINMHPEIEEEYLDAIFFSPHKFLGGPGSAGVLIFNKKLYKNTVPDNPGGGTVSYTNPWGEHDYFDDVETREDGGTPAFLQTIKIALSIQLKEKMGIYNINKREDEINEVVFKTLESLKGVNILAPNHKKRLSIFSFYFEKYHFNMVVKLLNDRFGIQTRGGCSCAGTYGHFLLNVDQETSHKIKDEILHGCNTQKPGWIRLSLHPTITTKELDFICNSLKELSENIENWSKDYTYDSIKNDFVHKTIKPIEKTLVNSWFSV from the coding sequence ATGGAAAATTTAGAACAATTTTTTTCTCAATATAGAAAACATATTATTGGAGTTAATCAAACATTTACATCTCCTTATGGCGAGCAGAATTTGGTGTATTGTGATTGGACGGCAAGCGGAAGATTGTACAGACCTATTGAAGAAAAAATTTGTAATGAATTCGGACCTTTTGTGGCAAATACCCATACTGAAACTTCAACTTCTGGAGCAGCCATGACGCTTGCTTATCATGAAGCAAGAAACATTATTAAACGTCATGTAAATGCAAATTCTAATGATATATTAATTACTACGGGCTCTGGAATGACTGGAGTTATCAATAAGTTTCAGCGTATTTTAGGTTTAAGGGTACCTGAAAGTTTAAAGAATTATACCAATGTTCCAGAAGAATTAAAACCCATTATTTTTATTTCACATATGGAGCACCATTCTAACCAAACTTCTTGGTTAGAAACCATTGCAGATGTGGAAGTAGTTCCGTGTAATGAACAAGGGTTGGTTTGTTTAGAAAATTTTGAAGCATGTATTCAGAAGCACGAGCATCGAAAAATAAAAATAGCTTCCATAACCTCTTGCTCTAATGTAACGGGTATTAAAACGCCCTATCATAAAGTTGCAAAATTAATTCACCAATATAATGGTTTGTGCTTTGTAGATTTTGCTTGTTGTGCACCTTATGTAAGTATAAACATGCATCCAGAAATAGAAGAAGAATATTTAGATGCTATTTTCTTTTCTCCGCATAAATTTTTAGGAGGTCCAGGGAGTGCAGGTGTTTTAATCTTTAATAAGAAATTATACAAAAATACAGTTCCAGATAATCCAGGAGGAGGAACAGTAAGTTATACCAATCCTTGGGGAGAACATGATTATTTTGATGATGTAGAAACTAGAGAAGATGGCGGAACACCTGCTTTTTTACAAACCATAAAAATTGCACTTTCTATTCAGTTGAAAGAAAAAATGGGAATTTATAATATCAATAAAAGAGAGGATGAAATTAACGAAGTTGTCTTTAAAACTTTAGAGTCATTAAAGGGCGTAAATATATTAGCTCCAAATCATAAAAAACGATTAAGTATTTTTTCTTTTTATTTTGAAAAATACCACTTTAATATGGTGGTAAAATTATTAAATGATCGTTTTGGAATTCAAACGAGAGGCGGCTGTTCTTGCGCCGGAACCTATGGGCATTTTTTGTTAAATGTAGATCAAGAAACATCTCATAAAATAAAAGATGAAATTTTGCACGGTTGTAATACGCAAAAACCGGGTTGGATTCGTCTGTCTTTGCATCCAACAATAACAACAAAAGAATTAGATTTTATTTGTAATTCTTTAAAAGAATTATCAGAAAATATAGAAAATTGGTCTAAAGATTATACCTACGATTCTATAAAGAATGATTTTGTGCACAAAACAATTAAACCTATTGAAAAAACATTAGTTAATTCTTGGTTTTCGGTTTAG
- a CDS encoding HAD family hydrolase, whose translation MKIPKEIKCVIFDMDGVIIDSEEIHKKAYYETFDSIGVEVSDSLYKTLTGSSTRNAFQKLITHFQLKLNPEELVVEKRKRYVNFFENDPTLHLVKGVEALIQHCYQKNLTLILASSSAMVNIDRVFNRFKLQKFFTAKISGADLTASKPHPEIFEKAALLGNTAKENCIIIEDSDNGIKAANDANIFVFGYKNPMAADQTLKNANFVINDFKALLKII comes from the coding sequence ATGAAGATCCCAAAAGAAATAAAATGTGTCATTTTTGATATGGATGGCGTAATTATCGATTCAGAAGAAATCCATAAAAAAGCCTATTATGAAACCTTTGATTCTATTGGAGTTGAGGTTTCTGACTCGCTTTATAAAACGCTCACAGGTTCGTCTACAAGAAATGCTTTTCAAAAGTTAATTACTCATTTTCAATTAAAGTTAAATCCTGAAGAACTCGTTGTAGAAAAAAGAAAGCGCTACGTAAACTTCTTTGAAAATGACCCTACATTGCATTTGGTAAAAGGAGTTGAAGCATTGATACAACATTGCTATCAAAAAAATCTTACTCTAATTCTAGCTTCTTCGTCTGCAATGGTTAATATTGACCGTGTTTTTAACCGATTTAAGTTACAAAAATTTTTTACTGCAAAAATTTCAGGTGCCGATTTAACGGCTTCAAAACCACACCCTGAAATTTTTGAAAAAGCGGCTCTTTTAGGAAATACAGCAAAAGAAAACTGTATTATTATTGAAGACTCAGACAACGGAATTAAAGCTGCCAATGATGCTAATATTTTCGTTTTTGGTTACAAAAACCCAATGGCCGCAGATCAAACTTTAAAAAACGCCAATTTTGTAATTAATGATTTTAAAGCGCTTCTAAAAATTATTTAA
- a CDS encoding ABC transporter permease, producing the protein MFDLDRWREIFQSINKNRLRSVMSGFTVAFAILLFTLLFGIVSGLSNTFKSAFSDDAQNSMFVRVWKTSKPYKGLQTGRTVQLKNDDYNFVTDEYASKIEYKSARIYKNFTLKYKSEAGNYNVMAINPDHQFIEKTIINEGRYVNERDIKEKSKVIVIGRLIKKDLFGERPALGKRLNVSGSSYLIIGIFSDEGGDNEERKAFIPLSTAQTIYGNNDYISQMAFGYNPNLSLDAAVAFGNQMERDLRKKLNIHPDDQSALSVRNMAEANKGVGQFMGILYAIVILVGSGTLIAGIIGISNIMIFVIKERTKEFGIRKALGAKPSSIVGMVVQESVLITTIAGYLGLSLGTYILSLIGDSLEKDYFIKDPSVSTGIVVGATIVLILSGLIAGYVPAKRAANIKPIVALRAD; encoded by the coding sequence ATGTTTGATTTAGATCGTTGGAGAGAAATTTTTCAAAGTATTAATAAAAACAGATTACGTTCCGTAATGTCTGGTTTTACAGTAGCTTTTGCTATTTTACTTTTCACCTTATTATTTGGCATCGTAAGTGGTTTGAGCAATACGTTTAAAAGTGCTTTTTCCGATGATGCTCAAAACTCGATGTTTGTAAGGGTTTGGAAAACTTCAAAACCTTATAAAGGGTTGCAAACAGGACGAACAGTGCAGCTTAAAAATGATGATTATAATTTTGTAACGGATGAATATGCTAGCAAAATTGAGTACAAATCAGCAAGAATTTATAAAAACTTTACCTTAAAATATAAAAGTGAGGCGGGTAATTATAATGTAATGGCTATAAATCCTGATCATCAATTTATAGAAAAAACGATTATCAATGAGGGTAGATATGTAAATGAAAGAGATATCAAAGAAAAATCGAAAGTAATTGTAATTGGTCGTTTAATTAAAAAAGATTTATTTGGAGAAAGACCAGCTTTAGGAAAACGATTAAATGTAAGCGGTAGTTCTTATCTTATTATAGGTATTTTCTCTGATGAAGGAGGTGATAATGAAGAAAGAAAAGCATTTATACCTCTAAGTACAGCGCAAACAATTTATGGTAATAACGATTATATAAGCCAAATGGCATTTGGTTATAACCCGAATTTAAGTTTAGATGCTGCTGTGGCTTTCGGAAATCAAATGGAGCGCGATTTGCGTAAAAAATTGAATATTCATCCTGATGATCAAAGTGCGCTTTCTGTCAGGAATATGGCAGAAGCCAACAAAGGTGTTGGCCAATTTATGGGAATTTTATATGCTATTGTAATTCTAGTGGGCTCAGGAACGTTGATTGCAGGGATTATTGGAATTAGCAATATTATGATATTTGTCATCAAAGAGAGAACAAAAGAATTCGGAATTAGAAAAGCTTTAGGCGCAAAACCATCCTCTATTGTAGGAATGGTCGTTCAGGAGTCAGTATTGATTACCACAATTGCAGGCTATCTGGGTCTTTCTTTAGGTACTTATATTTTATCTTTAATTGGGGATAGTTTAGAAAAAGATTATTTTATTAAAGATCCAAGTGTAAGCACAGGGATTGTGGTCGGAGCAACTATCGTGTTGATACTTTCTGGGTTAATTGCAGGATATGTGCCCGCTAAAAGAGCTGCAAACATTAAACCTATTGTAGCATTAAGAGCAGATTAA
- a CDS encoding lysophospholipid acyltransferase family protein produces the protein MPFLVFALTYPFIWVFSRLPMRILYIKSDIFFFLIYYVFQYRKKVVLENLSLAFPEKSERERKEISRKFFKHFIDLIMESIKYFSISEKEIKARYKYLNPEIVDFYGKKGQNIIIVGAHQGNWEWSTSMPLALETTVLGAYTRIANKYYEKAIKKSRMRFGIDGYKTSQTVANIKKNIANHKHAAYILLSDQSPQLTKTFYWSTFFGVKVPIHTGAEMLAKKFDCVMINYVAKKVKRGYYEIEFELITETPKAFHDYELTEKYLTITEKNINQQPEIYLWSHKRFKHRNKFEEWKEMKISKPKTKN, from the coding sequence ATGCCTTTTTTAGTTTTTGCACTTACTTATCCTTTTATTTGGGTATTTTCAAGATTACCAATGCGGATTTTATATATAAAATCTGACATATTTTTCTTTCTAATTTATTACGTTTTTCAATATCGCAAAAAAGTAGTTTTAGAAAATTTAAGTTTGGCTTTTCCAGAAAAATCAGAAAGAGAAAGAAAGGAAATTTCTAGAAAATTCTTTAAACACTTTATAGATTTAATAATGGAAAGTATCAAGTATTTTTCTATTAGTGAAAAGGAAATAAAGGCGCGTTATAAATATTTGAATCCAGAAATTGTAGATTTTTATGGAAAGAAAGGACAAAATATTATTATTGTAGGTGCACATCAAGGAAATTGGGAGTGGTCTACGAGTATGCCCTTAGCTTTAGAAACAACGGTTTTAGGTGCATACACCAGAATTGCCAATAAGTATTATGAAAAAGCCATTAAAAAAAGTAGAATGCGCTTTGGTATCGATGGTTACAAAACTTCACAAACTGTGGCCAACATCAAAAAAAACATAGCGAATCATAAACATGCTGCTTATATTTTATTAAGTGATCAATCTCCACAATTAACAAAAACATTTTATTGGAGTACCTTTTTTGGCGTTAAAGTTCCTATTCATACAGGCGCAGAAATGTTGGCTAAAAAATTTGATTGTGTAATGATTAATTATGTGGCAAAAAAAGTAAAACGAGGTTACTATGAAATTGAATTTGAATTAATTACAGAAACCCCGAAAGCTTTTCATGATTATGAATTAACAGAAAAATATTTGACAATTACAGAAAAAAACATCAATCAACAACCAGAAATTTATTTATGGTCTCATAAAAGATTTAAACATAGAAATAAGTTTGAGGAATGGAAAGAAATGAAAATTTCTAAACCGAAAACCAAGAATTAA